The proteins below come from a single Halobacillus salinarum genomic window:
- a CDS encoding S1C family serine protease: protein MGYYDDHSPATQQRKHRRRWVMPTIVGVILGAVLVLLALPALVQTELLPYDITIPEDESGLVEGETGLTGNTPKQVSVDVSTQITDIVDKVTPSVVGVVNMQSQSDFWTEQSGSPQEAGIGSGVIYKKQDGTAYVVTNNHVIEGANEIEVVLSDETRIKAQLVGSDLFTDLAVLKMPADKVGDPIELGDSDNLKVGEPAVAIGNPLGLRFSGSVTKGVISGKQRAIPQDFNGDGLEDWQAEVIQTDAAINPGNSGGALINIEGKLVGINSMKIAESAVEGIGFAIPINSAMPIINELEKYGKVNRPYIGVEAYGLDEVPSSEWQNTLKLPKEVKGGLYIRSIKQMSPADKAGLKPLDVIVKLDSKKVESIIDLRKYLYDKKDPGDEMKITYYRDGKKETTTITLGSQQ from the coding sequence GTGGGCTATTATGACGATCACTCACCAGCTACTCAGCAACGAAAGCACCGCCGCCGCTGGGTTATGCCAACGATCGTTGGAGTAATCCTTGGGGCAGTGTTGGTTTTGTTAGCTTTACCAGCACTTGTACAGACAGAGCTGCTTCCTTATGACATTACCATTCCAGAGGATGAAAGCGGCCTGGTCGAAGGAGAAACAGGGTTAACAGGAAACACGCCGAAGCAAGTATCCGTAGATGTTTCCACGCAGATCACCGACATAGTGGATAAAGTCACGCCATCGGTCGTTGGGGTTGTGAACATGCAGTCTCAATCGGATTTTTGGACAGAGCAATCCGGCTCCCCACAAGAAGCAGGGATTGGTTCAGGAGTTATTTATAAGAAACAAGATGGAACAGCTTACGTGGTGACGAACAATCACGTGATCGAGGGAGCAAATGAGATTGAAGTGGTCTTATCAGACGAAACGAGGATTAAGGCCCAGTTAGTCGGCAGTGATTTGTTCACAGATTTAGCTGTACTTAAAATGCCTGCAGATAAAGTAGGCGACCCGATTGAACTTGGTGATTCTGACAACTTGAAAGTCGGCGAACCGGCTGTGGCCATTGGGAATCCGTTAGGCCTTCGTTTTTCCGGCTCCGTAACGAAAGGGGTCATCAGCGGGAAACAGCGGGCGATTCCGCAGGATTTTAACGGAGATGGCTTGGAGGACTGGCAGGCTGAGGTTATTCAGACCGATGCCGCTATCAATCCAGGGAACAGCGGCGGCGCTTTGATCAACATCGAAGGCAAGCTTGTCGGCATCAACTCGATGAAAATTGCAGAATCTGCCGTAGAAGGCATTGGTTTTGCCATTCCGATCAATTCAGCGATGCCGATCATTAATGAACTTGAGAAGTACGGCAAGGTGAACCGTCCTTATATCGGTGTAGAAGCCTATGGACTGGACGAAGTGCCTTCTTCTGAATGGCAGAATACGCTGAAGCTTCCGAAAGAAGTGAAAGGCGGGCTGTACATCCGCAGCATTAAGCAGATGTCTCCAGCGGATAAAGCAGGATTGAAGCCGCTTGATGTGATCGTGAAACTGGACAGCAAGAAGGTCGAATCGATCATCGACTTGCGTAAATATCTCTATGATAAAAAAGATCCTGGTGATGAGATGAAGATCACTTATTACCGTGACGGCAAGAAAGAAACGACAACCATCACACTTGGATCGCAGCAGTAA
- a CDS encoding threonine aldolase family protein has product MIDLRSDTVTKPTSAMRMAAFEAEVGDDVYGEDPTVRRLEEMAAEKLGKEAALFVTSGTQGNQIAILTHCQPGQEVVLEAESHLFLYEGAAMSAFAGVQPRTIKGIRGAMNPEEIKASIRAEDVHFPETGLICLENTHNKSGGSIVPLENMQAIYDVARSCQIPVHLDGARLFNAAVASGISAARYADQADTVQFCLSKGLGAPAGSIIAGSQAFITKARKWRKRLGGGLRQAGIIAAPGIVALTDMVERLSIDHQLAQQLAAGIAQIPKLTIDNVVETNMVVLNVSRLGVTAEQFSNELKKTGVLANPSGPQTVRFVTNFDVEEADITYALENIQTCARSF; this is encoded by the coding sequence ATGATCGATTTACGAAGTGATACGGTGACGAAGCCCACTTCTGCTATGAGAATGGCAGCTTTTGAAGCAGAAGTGGGAGATGATGTGTACGGCGAGGACCCAACGGTCAGACGATTGGAGGAAATGGCGGCGGAGAAGCTTGGCAAAGAGGCGGCTTTATTTGTAACGAGCGGGACGCAAGGCAACCAAATCGCCATACTTACCCACTGCCAGCCCGGCCAGGAGGTTGTGCTGGAAGCGGAATCGCACCTGTTTTTATACGAAGGCGCAGCGATGTCCGCATTTGCCGGGGTGCAGCCGCGTACCATCAAAGGGATTCGCGGAGCGATGAATCCCGAAGAGATTAAGGCAAGCATTCGGGCGGAGGATGTGCATTTTCCGGAAACCGGGTTGATTTGTCTTGAGAACACGCATAACAAATCGGGCGGCTCCATCGTACCGCTGGAAAACATGCAGGCGATTTATGATGTGGCACGAAGCTGCCAGATTCCTGTCCACTTAGATGGTGCCCGGTTATTCAATGCTGCTGTCGCTTCCGGGATTTCGGCTGCCCGGTATGCGGATCAGGCGGATACCGTTCAGTTTTGCCTGTCCAAAGGTCTCGGTGCTCCGGCGGGTTCGATCATTGCCGGCTCCCAGGCGTTTATAACAAAAGCGAGAAAATGGCGCAAACGGTTAGGAGGCGGGCTCAGGCAGGCGGGAATCATTGCCGCACCAGGGATTGTCGCCTTAACCGATATGGTCGAACGCTTAAGTATCGACCACCAGCTTGCGCAGCAATTGGCAGCCGGCATTGCACAGATACCGAAGCTCACGATCGATAATGTGGTAGAGACGAATATGGTCGTCCTCAATGTCAGCCGCCTCGGCGTCACGGCCGAGCAATTTTCAAACGAGCTGAAAAAGACAGGCGTGCTCGCAAATCCATCGGGTCCGCAGACGGTGCGGTTTGTCACGAATTTTGACGTAGAGGAAGCAGATATTACCTACGCCCTGGAGAACATTCAAACGTGTGCCCGGTCCTTTTAA
- a CDS encoding CsxC family protein — MKKNTGCSNNYKCPAQLPSNKAKTKSVNCEVIDASLDLTGEIPSAVDIPVALADVILEADVEADIHLPTPAREIKWIRKNISLKQCKAVPSILDLQNLTVKIFVTGVIHKNIQYVEDTTGFIRDYGVDVAFTCSETVELENPIQYPVLGVPFSVKSSVLERRELAYDGHGADLCTDGSLTFEIYNEPISCKLIASAVNEIDLHKDFDSWGRFSKITEKAEVILVFKLLQTQQIATNVDNGMTAEGETQASQPKYPTASERFKNVIRRVR; from the coding sequence ATGAAAAAAAACACGGGCTGCTCTAACAACTATAAGTGTCCAGCACAACTTCCCAGCAACAAGGCAAAAACAAAAAGTGTGAACTGTGAAGTCATCGACGCTTCGCTTGATTTAACAGGGGAGATCCCAAGTGCGGTAGATATTCCTGTTGCACTTGCGGATGTTATTCTAGAAGCAGATGTTGAAGCGGACATTCATCTGCCTACGCCTGCGAGGGAAATTAAGTGGATTCGCAAGAACATTTCGTTGAAGCAATGTAAAGCGGTTCCATCTATTTTAGATTTACAAAATCTAACCGTAAAAATCTTTGTGACCGGTGTCATCCACAAAAACATTCAATACGTGGAGGATACGACTGGTTTTATTAGAGATTATGGTGTAGATGTGGCGTTTACATGTTCAGAAACGGTTGAATTGGAAAACCCGATTCAATACCCTGTGCTTGGAGTTCCATTCAGCGTAAAAAGCTCAGTGCTTGAGCGTAGAGAGCTTGCTTATGATGGCCATGGTGCAGACCTTTGCACAGATGGATCCTTGACGTTTGAAATCTACAATGAACCTATCTCCTGTAAATTGATTGCGTCTGCTGTCAATGAAATCGACTTGCACAAAGATTTCGACAGCTGGGGAAGATTCAGCAAAATTACGGAGAAAGCGGAAGTCATTCTTGTCTTCAAGCTGCTGCAAACACAGCAAATCGCCACAAACGTGGACAATGGTATGACCGCTGAAGGCGAAACTCAAGCTTCTCAGCCGAAGTATCCAACCGCAAGCGAACGCTTCAAAAATGTGATTCGCAGAGTAAGATAA
- a CDS encoding VOC family protein, producing MKNFRKKDNRAHPVFFQPPKVSSKQVDELPSEKKKKIPEEDWEKIRMLVAQEEADEELHCEEEEETFFTEDESIDRSVDEIEEKQEVVIPPLVEEVCPKEEERLPAPLPAEPAEEECIEVIESSPPCCPYEDPPSVLVKLPVRLADALLDIDVWKCLDVIRSGTVLNPVRWRLKSYRGEVVDHVLFFKGIVEVDVEYTSSSQTIHSFKTEIVIEKTISPQWTVQPELPYSQEAEYTFRHADGTGVSTHSGTFDTYAEPPSIEVNDVAIVSYEESAQRDGEICLQANVIVSITIFQRQYLHVQR from the coding sequence ATGAAGAATTTCAGAAAAAAAGACAATCGCGCACACCCGGTATTTTTTCAGCCTCCGAAGGTCTCAAGCAAACAAGTCGATGAACTGCCTTCGGAAAAAAAGAAAAAAATTCCGGAAGAAGATTGGGAAAAAATAAGGATGTTAGTAGCGCAGGAAGAAGCAGACGAGGAGTTGCACTGTGAGGAAGAGGAGGAGACCTTCTTTACGGAGGACGAAAGCATCGACCGCTCTGTAGACGAAATTGAAGAGAAACAGGAGGTCGTCATCCCTCCCTTAGTGGAAGAAGTCTGCCCAAAGGAGGAAGAACGCCTGCCGGCTCCATTACCGGCCGAACCAGCCGAAGAGGAATGCATCGAAGTCATCGAGTCCTCTCCTCCGTGCTGCCCGTATGAAGATCCCCCATCCGTCCTGGTGAAGCTGCCTGTCAGACTTGCCGATGCTCTTTTGGATATCGACGTATGGAAGTGTCTGGACGTCATCCGTTCAGGAACCGTCTTAAACCCTGTACGATGGCGTCTCAAATCTTACCGCGGGGAAGTAGTTGACCACGTCCTGTTCTTTAAAGGAATTGTGGAAGTGGATGTGGAATACACCTCTTCTTCCCAAACGATTCATTCCTTTAAAACAGAGATCGTCATCGAAAAGACAATATCTCCACAATGGACGGTTCAGCCAGAGCTGCCGTACAGCCAGGAAGCTGAGTACACCTTCCGCCATGCAGATGGAACTGGAGTAAGTACGCATTCCGGAACATTTGATACGTACGCCGAGCCTCCATCGATTGAAGTGAATGATGTAGCGATTGTGTCCTATGAAGAATCCGCCCAAAGGGATGGGGAGATTTGCCTTCAAGCCAATGTGATCGTCTCCATTACGATCTTCCAAAGGCAGTACTTGCATGTTCAACGATAA
- a CDS encoding CsxC family protein: MSEFEKKESCEPIKHCKEHDPHICLGKVVTKVPVVLAELTIQVDMDAEINFPEPVLEIKDIKKRVKITQCRLLLPTNKLFIKGFVRKNIQYASPSIDIQENNTTSIASDMHSYTVDLPFETITEINHYISKPVLPRVNSREEFDFFVSRPLPTGFPEKDEVQTSDLSQFHQESEQYYNELPYCELISSHIIEWDEATNRQPLPGSSPIEEGYFTTAVEKMVLDFTIKVLQNQQLRVASTTNDA, encoded by the coding sequence ATGTCTGAATTTGAAAAAAAAGAAAGTTGTGAACCAATTAAGCACTGCAAGGAACACGATCCTCATATCTGTCTTGGCAAAGTCGTTACGAAAGTACCCGTGGTGCTTGCTGAACTCACGATCCAGGTCGATATGGACGCTGAAATCAATTTTCCAGAGCCTGTGTTGGAAATTAAAGATATTAAAAAACGTGTAAAAATCACGCAATGCCGCTTACTGCTGCCTACAAATAAGCTGTTTATTAAAGGATTTGTCCGCAAGAACATTCAATACGCGAGCCCGAGCATTGATATACAGGAAAACAATACGACCTCCATTGCATCCGACATGCATTCCTATACCGTGGATCTTCCATTTGAAACGATCACCGAAATCAACCACTATATTTCAAAGCCTGTGCTTCCAAGAGTGAACAGCCGCGAAGAGTTCGATTTCTTCGTTTCACGGCCGCTGCCAACCGGCTTCCCTGAAAAAGATGAAGTACAGACGAGTGACCTTTCCCAATTTCACCAGGAAAGTGAACAGTATTATAATGAGCTCCCTTATTGTGAATTAATTTCGAGCCATATCATTGAGTGGGATGAAGCGACGAACAGACAGCCGCTCCCGGGCAGCTCACCGATTGAAGAAGGCTATTTCACGACGGCTGTTGAAAAAATGGTGCTCGACTTTACGATTAAAGTCCTTCAGAACCAGCAATTGCGAGTGGCCTCAACGACGAATGATGCGTAA